Part of the Aggregatilinea lenta genome, CCTGGCTGGACCGGCAGGCCGAGGACACGCGGCGCGGCCTGACGCTCATCGCGCGGCCCGACGCGGCCACCCGCGACCGCATCGCGGCCTTCATCGACGAGCTAAACGCACAGACACCGGGCCAGTACGTCTACCGCGCGGAGCAGCTCCACATCACGATCTTGTCGCTGATCTCGGCCTCGGCGGCGTTCGACCTGGCGCGCGCCCCGGTCGAGCGCTACAACGCGCTGCTGGTGGACCTGTTCAGCGAGATCGCGCCGTTCCGCGTATGTATGGAGCAGGTGACCGCCGCGCTGGACAGCGTGCTGGTCTGCGGCGACGCGGACGGCGACGCGCTCAACGCGCTGCGCGAGCGGGTGCGGATGCGGCTGAGCACAGCAGGCCTGGGCGACGGGCTGGATCACCGCTACCGCTCGGTCACGGCGCACATGACGGTGCTGCGCTTCTGCCGCCCGCCCGACAATCTGCCCGCGCTGGCGGCGGCGCTGACCGCCGCGCGCACGCGGTCGTTCGGCACGTTCGCCGTAGAGCAGATCGCGATGGTCACCAACGACTGGTATATGTCGCCGGATCAGGTCTCCACGCTGGCGCACTACCGCCTGGGCGGATGACCTCGCGTTGACGTGATGCCGCGCCCGGAATCAATCAACCGGCGACGATGCAACACTGCCCCACCCTCCCGCCATTTGTGCAGATTGCCCCAATATTGGCACGGGCAACAAGACAGCGCCTGCGCTCGCCCTGTTTTGAGCGCGCCACATGACATTCGGCAATAGAACTTGGTCCGTGTTGCACAAAGGATTGCATCTGTTTAAAGCGGTAGAATGGAGAGAGCAACCGCCCGATTTAGTACGCTTATAAAAATGCAAGGTGAGCATGATGTCTGAGCTGCTGGAATTCTTCTACGCCCGCACCGAAGAGATGGTCGAACGGCTGGAACGGCTGGTGCAGTTTGAAACGCCGACGAGCAACAAGGAATACGTGGACCGGCTGGGCGACACCATCGCCGAGCTGTGCGAATCGATGGGCGGCACCGTGACCGTCTATCCTCAGGAGACGGTGGGTGACCTGCGGCTGGCCACCTGGAACGCCGATGCACCGGGCAAGCCGATCATGGTACTGTGCCACCTGGATACGGTGTGGCCCGTCGGCACGCTGTCGACCATGCCCCTGCGCCGCAACGGCGAGCTGCTGTATGGCCCCGGCGCGCTGGACATGAAGGGCGGCGTGGTGATCGGCCTGGAGGCGGTGCGCGGGCTGGTGGACCGGGGCGCGCTGCCCAACCGCCCGATCTGGCTGCTGTTCAACGGCGACGAAGAAACCGGCAGCACGTCCTCGCGCGAGGAGATCTGCGCGCTGGCGCGGCAGTGCGGCCTGGTGCTGGTCATGGAACCGGCGGCGGCGGGCGAAGGGCTGAAGACGTGGCGCAAGGGCATCGCGCGCTACACGGTGTACACCAAGGGCCGCGCGTCGCATTCCGGTAACGCGCCGGAAGCCGGGATCAACGCCGTGATCGAGGCGGCCCACCAGGCGCTTATTCTGCACGAATTGAACGACCTACCGAAGGGCACGTCCGTGTCTGTCACGGTGATCCACGGCGGCATCGCCATGAACGTGATCCCGCCGGAAGCGACGCTGCAAGTGGACGTGCGCTTCATGAAGGCGACCGAAGCGGAGCGCGTGGACCGGGCGATCAAATCGCTCCAGCCGGTGCTGCCCGGCGCGGAAGTGTCCGTGGATGGCTGCATCGACCGGGGACCGATGGAGCGCGACGCGCAGATGGTGCGCGCCTTCCAGCAGGCCCAGGCGATCGGACGCTCGATCGGCCTGGAGTTCGGCGAGGATGGCAGCGGCGGGGCCAGTGACGGCAACTTCACCGCCGCGATGGGCATCCCCACGCTGGACGGCATGGGCGCGGGTGGCATCGGCCTGCACGCCGCGCACGAACAGGTCGTCATGCGCTCGCTGCCGCGCCGCGCCGCGCTGGTCGCGCAGATGATGATCGACTGGGACATGGACGCGGTCATCCAGGGCTAGTTCCCGCCAATTTCACGCGTACAGTCGACGGCCCCGGCACGCTGCTGGGGCCGTTTTTACTGCACCGTCCCACGGCCACCCGACCTATACCGGCAGTCCCTTAACTTCCTAAAACAGCCTCCCCCGCCTGCCTCATGCCGCGCCGCCGCGCGCTCCCTATACTCAAAGTAGAGACTTTCCGCGCTGCGCACTACCGCGCTTATCCACCTTCAGGAAGGGAGTTCGACTCATGAAGAAGCTTCTGATCGTAGCGATTGCCATTTTATGCTTGGTTCCGGCGGGCGGCGCGTTTGCCCAGGGCGACGTGCCAGTCAAAGGGGACGCCGAGTCTGACGCGCTGAGCGTGGTGCAGCAGTTCGTCGAGTCGCATGACAACAGTCTGCTGGCGGATAACGTGCAGTTCGTGGACGAGGCCCGGCTGGAAGCCACCGAAGGCCGCGACGACGTCCTGAGCACCACATCCAGCTTCTACGGCCAGGAATCCGACGGCTGGCAGGTGATCCCGACACAGTACGTCGTGGCCGACGATACGGTCGTGCTGGAGTTCCATCTCAGTGTAAGTGAAGACGCGGCGGACGACTCGCTGGCGGCCTATGCGGGCGCGACGGCCCCAATGGTGGACGTGTACACGGTCACTGATGGGCAGATCACCTCGATCCGCCGTTACTACCACCTGGGCGCACTCGAAAACTCGATCGGCATGACCGGCGCGCCGGGTCTGGGCAGCGCCGCGGTGCCGGGCGCAGAGCCGATGAATGTGGGCGACATGACGGGCGACTTCAACGCGTGGGTCGGGCAGACAGTCACCGTCAACGGCACGGTGAGCCAGGTGCTGAACGAGCGCGCGATTGAGATCGTCAGCGGCGGCGACCTGTTGAGCGACGTGGACAAGGCGCTGGTGTTGAGCAGCCCCGACGGGCCGAGCTTCGCGGACTTCGACGAGGACGCGCTGGTCCAGGTGACAGGCACCGTGCGCGCGTACGATCAGGCCGCGCTGCAGGACGAGGTCGGCTTCGGGCTGCCGGAGGATCTGTTTGGCTCGTATGCGGACAACGCCGTGATCGTGGCAGTTGAGGCGGTCGAACGGGCGGAGTAAGCCCGTTCACGAAAACACCTGGTAAGGGCGTATAGCAATACGTCCCTGTTTGTTCGTACCGGGGTGGATTATCGGCCTTACCTCACCCCCGGCCCCGGAAAAGCAGCCGTTAGCCGTTAGCTTTTAGCGGTTAGCCAAGAGCAAAGGTAAGAGCAAGAGCAAACGCGACCTCACCCCCCGGCCCCTCTCCAGTCGGGGCTGGAGAGGGGAGACAAGCAAGTATCCGGCGGGTTTATGGGGGCGGGTTTGCAACCCGTACGCATTAAGTTAAGCCCTTTCGAGGGGAAAATGGAATCGCGTGTTTTGCGTAGGGGCGATGCAAGCATCGCCCCTACGCAGCGGTTTACCCATCCACGCCGGTTGCGCTGTCGTAGATCACGTCCAGGCTGGTTTCCGCCGCGACGCTGCCGTCCTGCGCGCTGGTGAAGAACGCGTGGATCTGGCCCGGCGTGCCCGCACTGACCTGCACCGACATCGACACCTCCCACGTGCCCACCTGCCCCATGTCGCCGAGCGCGGTCGTCACCGCCTGCTGGAGCACGTTGCCGCCGGCGTCGAGCGCCTGCACGATCACGTTGTTTTCGAAGCTGCCGCGCTGTGCCCCGATCACCGTGAAGCCGGACGCATCCACCACGGCAGGGCCGCCGTCTGCGGCGGTGGGTGTTGTGATCGTGATAAACAGGTCGCCCGGTTCCGTGCCGTCTGTGCCCAGTGTCGGTGCGGGATTGAGGCCCTGCGGCGTGGTCGTCGCGGTCTCGCCCACCGTCATATTGCATCCGGCGAGAGCCGCAGCCAGGACTGCCAGAACCAGCACGGCGAAGCGGGAGTGAAGTGCGCTCATCGTCACGCCTTTCGGGTCTGCACGCACCCACATGGAGCGGCGCGCAGTTAATTTGCAGTGTTGGGATTATATCAATCCGGGAGTGTCACAGGCTGCACGGTGGGCACAGGCGTAGGGGAAACGGTGATCCCGGCGGCGGCGCGGGCCGCGTCCAGCGCGGCCAGGAGATCGGCACGCGTGGTGATGCCGCGCATTGTATCCAGCCACGCATGCAGGTCCGGGTTAAGCGCCAGCAGCTCCTCGACCGCCGGGCCGATGGGGTCCGTACCGCCTGCGCCGGGGCCTCCCTGATAGCCGCCGTGGAACGCGAAGTACGCCTGGTTCAGCTTGCGGATCGCGTATCCGTGCGCGACGAACACCTGCCGCTGGGCCTCCATGTACGCCTCCGCTTCGTCCACGTGCCCTGCCACCAGCAGCGCGTCCACGTGCACGCGCGTCTCGTTCATGGTCGCGTAGAAGTCGAAGCCGGTCACCTCGTCCGGCACGGTTTCGACCGGGTCCAGGTACGAGGGATAGACGGGCAGCGGCTGGTCGGGGTAATAGCGCGCCAGCACCCGCAGCGCGATTGCACGCCCGAAGTCGGTCGCCACCGTCTCGTTGATGATGCGCGTTTCGGGCAAGAGGGAATATTCCAGACCGAGCGGCCCGGCCAGCAGGTACAGGTGCGACCATTCGTGCGCGGTGATCTCAATCGCCTGTGCCAACGAACTGGTTTCGACGATCATGCTCGGATAGAGGCTCAGCCCGCCCAGCGGCTCGATAATGGAGGACACGTCCAACCGGGCGTCGATCGCGGATTCGATGTCCGCGCGCTGCTCGACGGGGATCGGGTTCAGCTCCACCTGGACGGCCATCTCGATCCGGTCGCGCGGGGAGACGATCAGCAGCGTCGGCAGCGGCGTCATGTGCATCGAGACGGGCGGCAGCACCTGCCCCAGCAGCGCGAAGCCTTCATCGGCCAGCACCGCCGACACCTGATCTTCGAGGATGGCTTCGGCCAGCGGCTGGTCGGCCTCCAGTCGCGCGCGCAAGCGGTCGCGCTGCGCGGACAGCCCCGCGCTGAACGCCGCCGGATCGGCCACGGCAGGGTCAGCGTAGATGCGCTCGATCTGCGCTTCGATGACCTGCACCTGGGCCAGCGTGGTCAGGTAGGCGGTGAGCGTGGCCGTGCCGGTGTCCCCGTCAAGGTAGGGCTGCACGCCGAGCAGGTCCTGCGTCAGCTTGCCCCACAGCGCCTCAGCTTCCCAGCTCACGAAGTCGTAGACGTCGTCACGCACGAAGGGCATCACGCGCCCGCGCAGGGAGCGATCCAGTTCCTGGCCCGTGCCGAGGATCAGCACCAGCAGCACCGCCGCCGCCAGCCACACGGCGAGCCTAACGGCCCGGCGCAGCCCCCGCCAGGCGCGCCACCAGAACGATCGCAAAGGAGACATCAGCGGCACAACTCCGGCGGCGGATCAGGCGATCCGCCCCGTCATTCCTCCACGACGTAATCGAACAGCATGTACGCCGCGACTATAAACAGCAAATCCGCCACTGCCAGCCAGCGCACCCAGGGCATCCACTCGGACGTGGGCATTTCGTTGAGGATCGCGGTCGTCGCGCGGACGGACGGCATCAGCACGGGCAGCACGGCGGGCATCAGCACGATCGGCAGCAGGGCTTCGCGCGCGCGGGCGTGCACGGTCATGCTGCTCAGCAGCGTGCCGATGGTGGTGAATCCGAGCGTGCCCAGCAGCACGATCAGCACGATCAGCGGCTTGACCATCGTGATGTTGAACAGCACGGTCAGCAGCACCAGCAGCATCAGGCTGACGACCCACACGAACAACAAATTGCCGATCATCTTGCCGAAGAACAACGCGCTGCGCTGGATGGGCGCGAGCAGCAGCGCGTCCAGCGAGCCGCGATCCTTTTCGGCGGCGAGGCTGCGACCCAGGCCGAGCAGCCCGGCGAAGATGACCGTCACCCACAGCACACCCGCGACGATGTTCTGCCGCGCGCTGGCGTTCAGCTCCATCGCCAGACTGAAGACCATCACGGTCATCAGCGTGAACAGCAGCATCGAATTGACCATTTCGCGCGAGCGAACCTCGGCGCGCAGGTCCTTCCACACGATCGCGCCCACCGCGCGCCAGTACGGCGTGACGGGCACACGCGGCGCAGCCTGCACGGGGGCGGGCCGTGCGGCGGGATCCTGAGCGCGCGTACGCTCCTCGGTGCTGGCGCTCATCGGGCCGTCACCGCGCCGGTGACGTCGGCGTACAGATCGCCCAGGTCGTCGCGGTGCAGCGTGCGGCACGGCGCGTCAAACGCGATCTTGCCCCGGCTGAGGATGGCGATCCGGTCCGCGAGGGCGTGCCCGCGCCACAGGTCGTGCGTGGTCATGATCACCGTGCGCCCGGTGACGGCCACCTCGCGCAGCAGATCGTCCAGCAGCGCCGCTGCGTCCTGATCCAGGCCGGTGTACGGCTCGTCAAGCAGCAGCACCGCCGGGTCGTGCAGGATGGCGCGCGCGATGGCGAGCCGCTGCTGCATGCCCCGGCTGAAGGTGTGCACCACGTCGCGCGCGCGGCGCCCCAGGCCCACCCGGCGCAGCAGCGCGTCGATGCGCTCCCGCTGTTCGTCGGGGGGGATTCCATAGAGGCGGGCAAAAAACAACAGGTTCTCCTCGGCAGTCAGCGTG contains:
- a CDS encoding nuclear transport factor 2 family protein — protein: MKKLLIVAIAILCLVPAGGAFAQGDVPVKGDAESDALSVVQQFVESHDNSLLADNVQFVDEARLEATEGRDDVLSTTSSFYGQESDGWQVIPTQYVVADDTVVLEFHLSVSEDAADDSLAAYAGATAPMVDVYTVTDGQITSIRRYYHLGALENSIGMTGAPGLGSAAVPGAEPMNVGDMTGDFNAWVGQTVTVNGTVSQVLNERAIEIVSGGDLLSDVDKALVLSSPDGPSFADFDEDALVQVTGTVRAYDQAALQDEVGFGLPEDLFGSYADNAVIVAVEAVERAE
- a CDS encoding Gmad2 immunoglobulin-like domain-containing protein; this translates as MSALHSRFAVLVLAVLAAALAGCNMTVGETATTTPQGLNPAPTLGTDGTEPGDLFITITTPTAADGGPAVVDASGFTVIGAQRGSFENNVIVQALDAGGNVLQQAVTTALGDMGQVGTWEVSMSVQVSAGTPGQIHAFFTSAQDGSVAAETSLDVIYDSATGVDG
- a CDS encoding 2'-5' RNA ligase family protein translates to MSEIETAQQVYDRLWHSAQVAFAAGQVTLDPWLDRQAEDTRRGLTLIARPDAATRDRIAAFIDELNAQTPGQYVYRAEQLHITILSLISASAAFDLARAPVERYNALLVDLFSEIAPFRVCMEQVTAALDSVLVCGDADGDALNALRERVRMRLSTAGLGDGLDHRYRSVTAHMTVLRFCRPPDNLPALAAALTAARTRSFGTFAVEQIAMVTNDWYMSPDQVSTLAHYRLGG
- a CDS encoding heme exporter protein CcmB encodes the protein MSASTEERTRAQDPAARPAPVQAAPRVPVTPYWRAVGAIVWKDLRAEVRSREMVNSMLLFTLMTVMVFSLAMELNASARQNIVAGVLWVTVIFAGLLGLGRSLAAEKDRGSLDALLLAPIQRSALFFGKMIGNLLFVWVVSLMLLVLLTVLFNITMVKPLIVLIVLLGTLGFTTIGTLLSSMTVHARAREALLPIVLMPAVLPVLMPSVRATTAILNEMPTSEWMPWVRWLAVADLLFIVAAYMLFDYVVEE
- the ccmA gene encoding heme ABC exporter ATP-binding protein CcmA; this encodes MPEYEAARPMIEAVGLTKIFGYNAVLRGLDLEVQRGEFLALFGPNGSGKSTFLRITSALARPTAGIVRVGGWDLPDEAGQVRAQLGVVSHLPLLYDTLTAEENLLFFARLYGIPPDEQRERIDALLRRVGLGRRARDVVHTFSRGMQQRLAIARAILHDPAVLLLDEPYTGLDQDAAALLDDLLREVAVTGRTVIMTTHDLWRGHALADRIAILSRGKIAFDAPCRTLHRDDLGDLYADVTGAVTAR
- a CDS encoding M20 family metallopeptidase, whose amino-acid sequence is MSELLEFFYARTEEMVERLERLVQFETPTSNKEYVDRLGDTIAELCESMGGTVTVYPQETVGDLRLATWNADAPGKPIMVLCHLDTVWPVGTLSTMPLRRNGELLYGPGALDMKGGVVIGLEAVRGLVDRGALPNRPIWLLFNGDEETGSTSSREEICALARQCGLVLVMEPAAAGEGLKTWRKGIARYTVYTKGRASHSGNAPEAGINAVIEAAHQALILHELNDLPKGTSVSVTVIHGGIAMNVIPPEATLQVDVRFMKATEAERVDRAIKSLQPVLPGAEVSVDGCIDRGPMERDAQMVRAFQQAQAIGRSIGLEFGEDGSGGASDGNFTAAMGIPTLDGMGAGGIGLHAAHEQVVMRSLPRRAALVAQMMIDWDMDAVIQG